The Papaver somniferum cultivar HN1 chromosome 3, ASM357369v1, whole genome shotgun sequence genome includes a region encoding these proteins:
- the LOC113357094 gene encoding aminopeptidase P1-like, which translates to MGDPLDGLRSLMASHNPPLHAMIVPSEDYHQSEYVSARDKRREFVSGFSGSAGLALVTKDDARLWTDGRYFLQATQQLSDRWKLMRIGEDPAVETWLADNLPNYATVGVDPWCVSVDTAQRWENAFAKKQLKLVQLGTNLVDEVWENRPPPEVNPVIVQPLEFAGRSVAEKLKDLREKLLKEKARGIIFTTLDEVAWLYNVRGSDVSYCPVVHAFAIVTTVSAFFYVDKKKISTEVHSHMEKNGIQVCDYDSVSSDVALLASGQLNSAIKGSQTEALNDQEISSSRNGENGAKETNPDLIWLDSGSCCYALYSKLNSRQVLLQQSPLALPKAVKNPVELDGLRKAHIRDGAAVVQYLVWLDKQMQSNYGASGYFIESEKTNKRKHPESIKLTEVSASDKLESFRASKEHFKGLSFPTISSVGPNAAIIHYQPQADTCAELDADKIYLFDSGAQYQDGTTDITRTVHFGKPSAHEKACYTAVLKGHIALDTARFPNGTNGHALDILARVPLWKNGLDYRHGTGHGIGSYLNVHEGPHLISFRPQARNVPLQASMTVTDEPGYYEDGNFGIRLENVLIVNDADTKFNFGDKGYLSFEHITWAPYQIKMMDTSMLVPDEIEWVNTYHSKCREILAPFLDESEMTWLKNATEPISV; encoded by the exons ATGGGAGATCCTTTAGATGGATTAAGGTCTTTAATGGCTTCACATAACCCTCCTCTTCATGCTATGATAGTACCTTCTGAAGATTATCATCAG AGTGAATATGTTTCTGCCAGGGATAAAAGGCGCGAATTTGTTTCTGGGTTCTCTGGAAGTGCCG GTTTGGCCCTTGTGACAAAGGATGATGCACGATTATGGACTGATGGACGGTACTTCTTGCAAGCAACACAACAGCTGAGTGATCGATGGAAGCTCATGCGTATTGGAGAAGATCCAGCTGTCGAGACATGGTTAGCTGAT AATCTGCCAAACTATGCCACTGTTGGGGTAGACCCATGGTGTGTGTCAGTAGATACTGCACAAAGATGGGAGAATGCTTTTGCtaaaaaacaactaaaactaGTTCAGCTGGGAACAAACTTGGTAGACGAAGTATGGGAAAACCGCCCACCTCCAGAAGTTAATCCTGTTATCGTACAACCTCTAGAATTTGCAGGTCGTTCTGTTGCTGAAAAATTGAAAGACCTGCGAGAAAAGCTCCTGAAGGAAAAAGCTCGTGGTATCATTTTCACAACATTGGATGAG GTAGCTTGGCTGTATAATGTTCGAGGAAGTGATGTTTCCTACTGTCCCGTTGTTCATGCATTTGCGATAGTAACAACAGTTTCAGCTTTCTTTTACGTGGACAAAAAGAAGATTTCTACTGAG GTGCACTCCCATATGGAAAAGAATGGAATACAAGTCTGTGATTATGATTCAGTAAGCTCAGATGTGGCCTTGCTTGCATCTGGTCAGCTCAATTCTGCAATCAAGGGATCTCAGACTGAGGCCTTAAACGATCAGGAAATCAGTTCTTCTCGTAATGGTGAGAATGGAGCCAAAGAAACTAATCCCGACCTCATATGGCTTGACTCTGGTTCATGCTGCTATGCCTTGTACTCAAAACTGAACTCTCGCCAGGTTCTTCTCCAACAGTCACCTTTAGCCCTTCCGAAAGCCGTCAAG AACCCTGTGGAGTTGGATGGCTTACGCAAGGCACATATTCGAGATGGTGCAGCTGTCGTGCAATACCTTGTCTGGCTGGATAAGCAG ATGCAATCTAATTACGGAGCTTCTGGTTAtttcatagaatcagaaaaaactAACAAAAGAAAGCATCC GGAGTCCATAAAACTAACAGAAGTGTCAGCGAGTGACAAGCTAGAGAGCTTTCGTGCATCGAAAGAG CATTTCAAAGGCCTAAGCTTTCCTACTATTTCGTCTGTTGGTCCGAATGCGGCAATTATTCATTATCAACCACAGGCTGATACATGTGCTGAGCTTGATGCTGATAAGATTTATCTATTTGATTCTGGAGCACAG TATCAAGATGGAACAACTGATATTACTCGGACTGTTCATTTTGGCAAGCCTTCGGCACATGAGAAAGCATGCTATACTGCG GTTCTCAAAGGTCATATTGCTTTGGACACTGCCAGATTTCCAAACGGGACAAACG GGCATGCTCTTGACATTCTTGCTCGAGTTCCTTTGTGGAAGAATGGTCTTGACTACCGACATGGAACTGGTCACGGGATTGGGTCATACTTGAATGTTCATGAAG GACCTCACTTGATTAGTTTCAGACCGCAAGCTCGAAATGTGCCATTACAGGCTTCTATGACTGTAACAGATG AACCTGGTTATTACGAGGATGGGAACTTTGGTATAAGATTGGAGAATGTGCTTATAGTGAATGATGCTGACACAAAATTCAATTTTGGCGACAAGGGTTACTTATCATTTGAGCACATAACATGG GCACCATATCAGATAAAAATGATGGACACGAGCATGTTAGTACCAGATGAGATAGAATGGGTCAACACGTACCATTCCAAATGTAGAGAAATTCTAGCACCATTTTTGGACGAATCAGAGATGACATGGTTGAAGAATGCTACTGAACCTATAAGTGTTTAA
- the LOC113359872 gene encoding UDP-glycosyltransferase 72E2-like: MNEGFQIIQLPPTDISELLPKDSSGIETTISLTVSESIRVLKSAILALEHRPTVLIVDIFGTDAFELADELGMLKYVHFSDAVLTDTRLGDQGRVCPSGRASSSSCWAFKGEGSAISGDKNTCLDWLNEQPSRSVIFVSFGSGGTLTAEQITELAWGLEKSQQRFLWVVRAPAVKETFGTYFTSGSGGGKPSDYLPEGFLNRTVEVGLVVPSWCPQLEILRHEYVGACLSHCGWNTTLECIVNGVPLIAWPLFAEQRLNASLLVEDIGVAVRPNIWSTKELIGRTEIEKMIRTLMEKKDVENPWRVRGMEMKDSVLRALDQGGSSHKALLEVSKQWKATN, from the exons ATGAATGAAGGTTTTCAAATAATTCAACTTCCACCAACTGATATATCCGAATTACTTCCCAAAGATTCATCAGGAATTGAAACCACGATATCACTAACCGTTAGTGAATCAATTCGAGTGCTAAAATCAGCAATTTTGGCACTGGAACATAGACCCACTGTTTTAATTGTCGATATCTTTGGAACCGACGCTTTTGAACTCGCTGATGAACTAGGAATGCTCAAATATGTTCACTTCTCTGACGCTGTACTTACCGACACTCGATTAGGAGATCAAGGGAGAGTATGTCCATCAGGAAGAGCCAGTTCAAGTTCCTG TTGGGCCTTTAAAGGAGAAGGTTCAGCAATCTCAGGGGATAAGAATACGTGCTTGGATTGGTTAAATGAGCAACCGAGTAGATCTGTCATCTTTGTATCGTTCGGAAGTGGAGGAACTCTTACAGCTGAGCAGATAACTGAGCTTGCCTGGGGACTGGAGAAAAGTCAACAACGGTTCCTCTGGGTTGTCCGCGCACCAGCGGTAAAAGAGACATTTGGGACTTACTTTACTTCCGGCAGTGGAGGAGGTAAGCCATCTGATTACTTACCAGAAGGTTTCTTGAATAGAACTGTGGAGGTAGGATTAGTTGTTCCTTCATGGTGTCCGCAGCTAGAGATACTAAGACATGAATATGTGGGTGCATGTTTATCACACTGCGGATGGAATACAACGCTGGAATGTATTGTCAATGGCGTCCCCTTGATAGCGTGGCCTTTGTTTGCTGAACAAAGGTTAAACGCATCACTGCTGGTAGAGGATATTGGAGTGGCAGTTCGACCAAATATCTGGTCAACTAAGGAACTGATTGGTAGGACAGAGATAGAGAAGATGATCAGAACGTTGATGGAGAAGAAAGACGTGGAGAATCCATGGAGGGTTAGGGGAATGGAAATGAAGGACAGTGTATTGAGAGCTTTGGATCAAGGTGGATCTTCCCACAAAGCCCTCTTAGAAGTCTCCAAACAATGGAAAGCTACTAACTAG